The Magnetospirillum sp. WYHS-4 genome contains the following window.
TTCCCGTTGTTATCCACGTCGTCGCTCCAGAAAAGACTCATGACACATACTCCTGGCTTCAGTTTGATAAATGTTCCATCGTGATCCGGTTCCTTCCCGGTGCGGGCGGGAACGGCGAGGTAGAATAGAGGCATATTGCCACAGAACAAAACGCGCCTCAAGGCCATAAAGCGAACATATGCGATTCCATGGGGCGATATGCCGGAACGCGGGGCGGGCGCATTCAATCAGGAATTCTTGCCACGGATGGACACAAGACACCGATGCGAAAGAGCGGGAAACGCTCATCCGTGTTCATCTGTGTCCATCCGTGGCCCATTCCCTTGACGGGGCGGTCGGCGGGCATGGCTGGCGTGATGGGGGCGCGGGCCTTCACCCGATTGCCCAGGTAGTTTCCGTCTCTCCGGTTGACGGCTCCGAGCCATAGCCGCTAAACCCTTTCCGGCCGCAGCCCGCGGCCGGCGATTGGCCTTTGCGATGGGATGGCGAGGATGTTGGACAAAACCTACAAGCCCGGCGACGTCGAGCAGAAGCACTACCGCCAGTGGGAGGAATCGGGCGCCTTCGCCTGCGGGCGGAAGACGGACGCCAAGCCCTATACCATCGTCATCCCGCCGCCCAACGTCACCGGCAGCCTGCACATGGGCCATGCGCTCAACAACACGCTGCAGGACATCCTGATCCGCTATCGCCGCATGAAGGGCGACGATGCGCTCTGGCAGCCGGGCACCGACCACGCGGGCATCGCCACCCAGATGGTGGTGGAACGCCAGATGGAAAAGGAAGGTCTGACCCGCCACGACCTGGGCCGCGACGCCTTCATCGAGCGCGTATGGCGCTGGAAGGCCCAGTCGGGCGGCACCATCACCGGCCAGTTGCGGCGTCTGGGGGCTTCCTGCGACTGGTCGCGCGAACGCTTCACCATGGATGAAGGTCTGTCCAAGGCGGTGCGCAAGGTCTTCGTCGACCTTTACAAGCAGGACCTGATCTACCGCGACAAGCGTCTGGTCAACTGGGACCCGCTGCTGCACACCGCGATTTCCGACCTGGAAGTCGAACAGCGCGAGGTCCAGGGGGCCATGTGGTACTTCCGCTATCCTTTGGAAGATGACCCCACCCGCCATATCGTGGTCGGCACCACCCGTCCCGAGACCATGCTGGGCGATACCGCCGTGGCCGTCCATCCGGACGACGACCGCTACAAGGATCTGATCGGCAAGCGGGTGGTGCTGCCCATCGTCGGGCGCGCCATCCCCATCGTCGCCGATACCTATGCCGATCCGGAAAAGGGCTCCGGCGCCGTGAAGATCACCCCGGCCCACGACTTCAACGATTTCGAAGTCGGCAAGCGCAACGGCCTTGCCATGATAAACGTGCTGGACCGCAACGCCCGCATGAACGAGAACGTCCCCGACCATCTCAAGGGCCTGGACCGCTTCGAATGCCGCGACGCCGTGGTCAAGGAGATCGAGGGCCTGGGGCTCCTGGAGAAGATCGAACCCAACCCGATGACCGTGCCCTACGGCGACCGTTCCGGCGTGGTGATCGAACCCTGGCTGACCGACCAGTGGTTCGTCGACGCCGCCAAGCTGGCCGGCCCGGCCATCGAGGCCGTGGAATCGGGCAAGACCCGTTTCGTCCCCCGCAACTGGGAAAAAACCTATTTCGAATGGATGCGCAACATCCAGCCCTGGTGCATCTCGCGCCAGATCTGGTGGGGCCATCAGGTACCCGCCTGGTACGGTCCGGACGGCCATATCTTCGTGGAAATGAGCGAGGAGGAAGCCCAGGCCGCCGCCGGGACACACTACGGCCGTCATGTGGAACTGTCGCGCGACGGCGACGTGCTGGACACTTGGTTCTCGTCCGCCCTCTGGCCCTTCTCGACGCTGGGCTGGCCGGACGCCGTGCCCGAGGTCGGCCGCCACTACCCGACCGACGTGCTGGTCACCGGCTTCGATATCATCTTCTTCTGGGTCGCCCGCATGATGATGATGGGCATGCACTTCATGAAGGAGCCGCCCTTCCATACCGTCTACATCCATGCCCTGGTCCGCGACGAGAAGGGCCAGAAGATGTCCAAATCCAAGGGCAACGTCATCGATCCTTTGGATCTGATCGACAGGTTCGGCGCCGACGCGTTGCGTTTCACGCTTACCGCCTTCGCCGCCCAGGGCCGCGACGTGCGCCTGTCGGAAGGCCGGGTCGAAGGCTACCGCAACTTCGCCACCAAGCTGTGGAACGCCGCCCGCTTCTGCCAGATGAACGCCTGCATTCCCGAGGTGGACTTCGATCCGGGGTCGGTCAAGCTGACGGTCAACAAGTGGCTGGTCGGCAAGGTCAAGGAATGCGCCGACGCCACCGCGGCGGCCATCGATTCCTATCGCTTCAACGAGGCCGCCGGCGCCGCCTACCAGTTCACCTGGGGCACCTTCTGCGACTGGTACCTGGAACTGGTCAAGCCGATCCTCCAGGGCGAAGGCGCCGACGCCGGCACCAAGGCGGAAACCCGCGCCGCCGCCGCCTGGGCGCTGGACGCCATTCTGCACGTCCTGCATCCCATGATGCCCTTCATCACCGAGGAACTTTGGGAAGCCTGGGCCGATGTGCCCCGCCCCCACCGCCTGGTCGCCGCCGCCTGGCCCGAGTTGCCGGCATCCCTGTTCGACGGGGCCGCGGCGGCGGAGATGGACTGGGTGGTGCGTCTCGTTTCCCTGGTGCGGACGGTGCGCGCGGAAATGAACGTCCCGCCGGGCGCCAAGATCCCCCTGCTGGTCAAGGACGCAAGCGAGGCCACCCGGACCCGCCTGGCCACCCACGACACGGTGATCCGCAGCTTGGCGCGCCTGGAAAGCGTCGAATTCCTGGCCGGGCCCCCGCCCAAGGGGGCCGTGCAGGACGTGCTGGACGAAGCGACGCTCGTCCTGCCCTTGGCCGGCGTCATCGACGTGGCGGCGGAAAGGGCGCGCCTGGACAAGGAAATCAAGAAGCTGGACGACGAAGTGGCCAAAGTGGACAAAAAACTCGCCAACGAAAGCTTCGTCGCCAAGGCCCCGCCCGAGGTGGTGGAGGAACAGCGCGAACGCCGCGCCGACCACGCCGCCAAGCGCGACAAGCTGAAGGACGCCTTGGCGCGCCTGAAGGATGCGTGAGCGCCACCCTTGGTTTAGATGAACTTTTCGGGTATGATCCGGGCCATGAACGTGGTGACGCTCGATACCCACGCCATCGTCAAGGAATTGCAGGCCGCCGGATTCAGCGAACCGCAGGCGGAAGCGGTGACGCGCGTCGTCAAGCAGGCCCAGGACATAGACCTCAGCCATCTGGCGACCAAGGACGACATCAAGGATGTCCGGACCGAGATCAAGGATGTCAGGACCGAGATCAAGGAGGCGGAACTCCGTCTCGAGGTCCAGATCACCCGCAGCAAGGCGGAACTGCTGAAGTGGATGTTCGGCGCTCTGGCCGCCCAAACCGGCGTCATCGTCACCCTTCTCAAGGTGCTGTAACGGCGTTCAGCCTCTCCGCCGCCTGGCGGCCGGAACGCACCGCTTCGTCCATGTTGATGTAGCGGAATTCCGCGTTGCGTCCGGCGCTGACGATGCCCTGGCTTTCGATGAAATCCAGGACCGTCTTGCGGTTGGCATCCGTGCCCGCCACCGGCACCGTGTAGGCGTAGCGGGTGCGGTGGATGCGGCGGAAAACCACCTTTTCCGGTTCCAGAATGCCCATGGCGGCCAAATCCGCGATGACCCTGGCGGTCACGGTCTCGTCGTCCAGCTCGTGCACGCCGTCGCCGGGATTGGTAGTGATTTCGGCCGCCACCGCCAGATGCCCCGGCGGCGCCCCTTCCGGCGTGAAGCTGAGCGGAAAGGACAGGCGATGCGACAGATATTGCGGATCGGGGACGTAGACCGCCGTATAGGGCAAGGACGGCGTGTCCCGCACCCCCAGCATGACCACGATCAACGAGTTGAAGCGCAGGGCCGCTGCCGCCGCGGCCACCGACGCCGGCACCCCGGGCAGGGCGGCCAGCAGATCCTGCATGGCGATGGTCGATAGCAGGCGGTCGTAATGCCGGAATTCGCCGCCGTCGGAAACAGCCCAGCCGTCGCCCTCCCGCCGAACCTTGCTTGCCCGGAACCCGGTCAGCAAAGGCCCGCGCGCACGGGCCGCGTAGGCCCGCGGCAAGGCCTCGATTCCGCCCGAGCGGGGATATTGGAAATGAAGTTGATGGACGTAGCCTTCCGTCTCCACCCCCACCGCCGCCTTGATGACGTCGTCGGCCGGCGGCTTGGGAATGCGGCCTTCGCACCACTCGAAGCCCAAGGCGGCAGCCGGCAGGTTCCATATCTTCTCGTTGTAGGGGATCAGGTACTTTTCCGCGATGCCGGTGCCGAAGGTAGCCAGCAGCCATTCCCGGAAGTTAGCGGGCGGCGGATGGTCGTTGAACAGGTAGCCCTTCAGGCACTCGAAGCGGTCCTCGGGCTCCAGGTCGTGAAGCCCGTTCTCGAACGGGTATTTCACATAGCGGCCCTTGAAGAAGACCTTGTTGGCCCGCCGCCCCTGGTGGACATTGTCCCCCAGTTCGGCCAGCATGCCGGCCAGGATGGCCGGGTCGCGGGAAAAGAGAATGTGCGGCCCTCCCAGATCGAAGGTATAGCCGTCCTCGATCAGCGAACGGCAATGGCCGCCGATGCTCCCGTCCGCCTCCAGAACCTCGCAGGGATGGTCGAGATGGGCCGCCGCCACCAGTCCGGTCAGGCCGCCGCCCAGGATGCCGATCTTCATGGCCTTCGACTCGCTTGGTTGACAATGCCCCGAGGGTCCGCTTCCATCGGGCCCCCAGGGAAGGAGAGCACCATGCGGGAACGGGGCGCCGACATCACCGTCGCCATGATTACCATGAACGAGGAAGCGGCGGTCGGCAAGGTGATCCGCGACATCCGGGTCGCCCTGCCCGAGGCCGAGGTCCTGGTGGTGGATTCAAGCAGCGACCGCACCCCCGAGATCGCCGCCGAACTGGGCGCCACCGTACTCCGCCAGTTCCCGCCCCAGGGATACGGACCGGCCATGGACCGCGCCTTGCGTTCGGGCAGCCGGCCGGTGGTAGTGACCCTGGACTGCGACGACACCTACCCGGTGGACCGCATCGCCCCCCTGGCCGCCCTGGTGCTGGACGAGGGATGGGACTTGGTCGACGGGTCCCGCCTGGAACGCAAACCGGCCGCCATGCCCTGGATCAACTACTTGGCCAATTGGGGCTTCGCCTCGATCGCTTCCCTGCTGTTCGTAAGGCGGGTCACAGACCTGCACAGTGGAATGCGCGCATACAGGAAGACGATGATCGACCAGCTCTCATACCAGCCGAAGGGCGCCGCCCTGCCCGTGGAACTGCTGCTCCGGCCCATCCGCCGGGGATTCCGCGTGACATCGGTTTTCATCCCCTACCGGGAACGGGTGGGCGTGAGCACCATGCGACCGCTGGAAAGCGCCTACTGGACCGCCAAGCGCATCCTGGCCGCCCGTTTCGGCTGACAAGGAATCCCGCCATGCTCATCACCCGCACCCCCTTGCGCATTTCCATCGGCGGCGGCGGCACCGACCTGCCTTCCTACTACGAGCGCTTCGGCGGCTTCGTCATTTCCGCCGCCATCGACAAGCACATCTACGTGGCGATCAATCGCAGCTACCATCCGGGCTATCTGCTCAAATATTCCAGGCTGGAATCCGTGGCCGAAGTCGACGAGATCGAGCATCGGGTCATCAAGGCCTGCCTAAAGCGCGAGGCGCCGGGTCCGAACCTGGAAATCTCCAGCATCGCCGACATTCCGGCGGGCACCGGCCTGGGATCGTCGGGAACCTTCACGGTCGGGCTACTCCATGCCCTGAAGGCCTTCAAGCGCGACCGCATCGCCCCGGAAATCCTGGCTCGCGAGGCGGCCGAGGTCGAGATGACCGACCTGGGCGAGCCCTGCGGCAAGCAGGACCAGTACATCGCCGCCTACGGCGGCGTCACCTGCCAGGAATACCGCCCGGACGGCAGCGTCGCCATCGCCCCCCTGAAACTAGCCGAAAGCACCCTGCGCGACCTCCACGAAGGCCTGATGCTGTTCTTCACCGGCTACAGCCGCGAGGCTTCCAAGCCACTGAACGAACAGAAGAAGGCTTCCGAATCTGGCGACCAGCGCATGTTCGACAACCTGCATTTCATCAAGGAGCTGGGATCGCGGATCAAGGCCGCCCTGGAAGCCGGAAACGTCGATGCCTTCGGCGAGATGATGCACGAACACTGGCTGCATAAGAAGCAACGTTCCGCCAGCATGTCCAACGGCCGGATCGACGAACTCTACGACCTTGCGCGCGCGCATGGCGCCATCGGCGGTAAGCTGGTGGGCGCTGGCGGCGGCGGCTTCTTGCTGTTCCACACCCACGACCGGAAGCGCCTGCGCCAAGCCATGACGGCGCAAGGCCTGCAGGAAACCGACTTCTCCTTCGACTTCGAAGGTTCGGTCGTGCAGTTGCGGAGCAGTTGCTAGTGCAGTGCGTCGTCCTGGCCGGGGGGTTGGGCACCCGGATGCTCCCCCGTACCGAGGCCACGCCCAAGACCTTGCTGGAGGTAAGCGGCGCACCCTTTGCCTCCCACCAATTGCGACTCCTTGCAGGACAAGGGGTGCGGCGCGTGGTCTATAGCATCGGCCACCTGGGGCAACAGATCAGGGCCTTCGTCGGCGACGGCCGCCGCTTCGGCCTTGAGGAAGTCTGTTACGTCGACGAAGGCGACTGCCCGATGGGTACGGCCGGCGCCCTGCGCCAAGCCATGGAGTCCGGAGCCCTGGCGGAGCGCTTCTTCCTGCTCTATGGCGATTCCTACCTGCCAACCGCCTTGGCGCCGATATGGGCGGCGGCGGATGGCCACCCCGCCTTGATGACCGTCCATCGCAACGAAGGCCGCTGGGATGCCAGCAATGTCGTATTCCGGAATGGACGGGTGGTTCTCTACGAAAAGGGACGTCCAGATGCCGCCGCCATCGGCATGGACCATATCGACTACGGCCTCGCGGTTCTTACCCGCGGAACAGCATCGGAAATTCCGGCCGGCCGCCAGGACCTGGCCGATTTCTACCATAGACTCAGCCGAGAAGGTCGCCTGGCCGGGTACGAAGTCGCCGAACGCTTCTACGAGATCGGTTCCCCTGCCGGACTGGCGGAACTGGAGGCCTATCTTGGCCATCGGCACCGCGGCCTCCCCTAAAATATCCTTTCGCCAATGAAGTGGCTCATCGGCGGGAACCGCTATTTTCTCTCCTCCTTCCCACTCGCCTCGGCGGCGGCGCGGGTACGGATGCGTTCGGCCAGGACGTCGACGTTGAAGGACGACGCATCGCCCTGGCGCTCGGCAATGACGCGGGCGAAGCGCCGGGCCAGTTCGGCGTCCTTGACCAAGAGGGGCGCCAGGGCACGGCGCGTCACCTCGACCACACAGGAGTCCTCGGCAGCAACGACGGTCGCGGTACGATCCTGGCTGTCCAGCAGCATGAATTCGCCGACCAGCCCCCCGGGTTCCGGGCGGGCGACCTCGATATCCTTACCCCCTTCGCGGATGCGCACCACCAGCCGACCGCGCCCTACAACGTACAGGCTGTCGCCCTTGTCGCCCCGCTGGATCAGCACGTCGTCCCGCCGCAAGTCGACGGGCCGCGAGGCGATGGCCAGGGTCGCGATGCCGCCCTTGCCGAGCGGGGCGAACTGCTCGTTAGCTCCCAGGACGGGGCCCGGCCGACAGTCGGCCGCGCCCG
Protein-coding sequences here:
- a CDS encoding valine--tRNA ligase produces the protein MLDKTYKPGDVEQKHYRQWEESGAFACGRKTDAKPYTIVIPPPNVTGSLHMGHALNNTLQDILIRYRRMKGDDALWQPGTDHAGIATQMVVERQMEKEGLTRHDLGRDAFIERVWRWKAQSGGTITGQLRRLGASCDWSRERFTMDEGLSKAVRKVFVDLYKQDLIYRDKRLVNWDPLLHTAISDLEVEQREVQGAMWYFRYPLEDDPTRHIVVGTTRPETMLGDTAVAVHPDDDRYKDLIGKRVVLPIVGRAIPIVADTYADPEKGSGAVKITPAHDFNDFEVGKRNGLAMINVLDRNARMNENVPDHLKGLDRFECRDAVVKEIEGLGLLEKIEPNPMTVPYGDRSGVVIEPWLTDQWFVDAAKLAGPAIEAVESGKTRFVPRNWEKTYFEWMRNIQPWCISRQIWWGHQVPAWYGPDGHIFVEMSEEEAQAAAGTHYGRHVELSRDGDVLDTWFSSALWPFSTLGWPDAVPEVGRHYPTDVLVTGFDIIFFWVARMMMMGMHFMKEPPFHTVYIHALVRDEKGQKMSKSKGNVIDPLDLIDRFGADALRFTLTAFAAQGRDVRLSEGRVEGYRNFATKLWNAARFCQMNACIPEVDFDPGSVKLTVNKWLVGKVKECADATAAAIDSYRFNEAAGAAYQFTWGTFCDWYLELVKPILQGEGADAGTKAETRAAAAWALDAILHVLHPMMPFITEELWEAWADVPRPHRLVAAAWPELPASLFDGAAAAEMDWVVRLVSLVRTVRAEMNVPPGAKIPLLVKDASEATRTRLATHDTVIRSLARLESVEFLAGPPPKGAVQDVLDEATLVLPLAGVIDVAAERARLDKEIKKLDDEVAKVDKKLANESFVAKAPPEVVEEQRERRADHAAKRDKLKDALARLKDA
- a CDS encoding CCDC90 family protein; its protein translation is MIRAMNVVTLDTHAIVKELQAAGFSEPQAEAVTRVVKQAQDIDLSHLATKDDIKDVRTEIKDVRTEIKEAELRLEVQITRSKAELLKWMFGALAAQTGVIVTLLKVL
- a CDS encoding FAD-dependent oxidoreductase encodes the protein MKIGILGGGLTGLVAAAHLDHPCEVLEADGSIGGHCRSLIEDGYTFDLGGPHILFSRDPAILAGMLAELGDNVHQGRRANKVFFKGRYVKYPFENGLHDLEPEDRFECLKGYLFNDHPPPANFREWLLATFGTGIAEKYLIPYNEKIWNLPAAALGFEWCEGRIPKPPADDVIKAAVGVETEGYVHQLHFQYPRSGGIEALPRAYAARARGPLLTGFRASKVRREGDGWAVSDGGEFRHYDRLLSTIAMQDLLAALPGVPASVAAAAAALRFNSLIVVMLGVRDTPSLPYTAVYVPDPQYLSHRLSFPLSFTPEGAPPGHLAVAAEITTNPGDGVHELDDETVTARVIADLAAMGILEPEKVVFRRIHRTRYAYTVPVAGTDANRKTVLDFIESQGIVSAGRNAEFRYINMDEAVRSGRQAAERLNAVTAP
- a CDS encoding glycosyltransferase family 2 protein, which translates into the protein MRERGADITVAMITMNEEAAVGKVIRDIRVALPEAEVLVVDSSSDRTPEIAAELGATVLRQFPPQGYGPAMDRALRSGSRPVVVTLDCDDTYPVDRIAPLAALVLDEGWDLVDGSRLERKPAAMPWINYLANWGFASIASLLFVRRVTDLHSGMRAYRKTMIDQLSYQPKGAALPVELLLRPIRRGFRVTSVFIPYRERVGVSTMRPLESAYWTAKRILAARFG
- a CDS encoding NTP transferase domain-containing protein, with the protein product MQCVVLAGGLGTRMLPRTEATPKTLLEVSGAPFASHQLRLLAGQGVRRVVYSIGHLGQQIRAFVGDGRRFGLEEVCYVDEGDCPMGTAGALRQAMESGALAERFFLLYGDSYLPTALAPIWAAADGHPALMTVHRNEGRWDASNVVFRNGRVVLYEKGRPDAAAIGMDHIDYGLAVLTRGTASEIPAGRQDLADFYHRLSREGRLAGYEVAERFYEIGSPAGLAELEAYLGHRHRGLP
- a CDS encoding cyclic nucleotide-binding domain-containing protein, whose amino-acid sequence is MKQIFLTATIGVFLAGAAGAADCRPGPVLGANEQFAPLGKGGIATLAIASRPVDLRRDDVLIQRGDKGDSLYVVGRGRLVVRIREGGKDIEVARPEPGGLVGEFMLLDSQDRTATVVAAEDSCVVEVTRRALAPLLVKDAELARRFARVIAERQGDASSFNVDVLAERIRTRAAAEASGKEERK